Sequence from the bacterium genome:
GGCGACGACCGGCGCGTCGTCCGTGCTCTTGGGCGTGCGGCCGAAGAACAGGCAGATATCGGGACCATCAGGCCAGTAGGCGATGTCGCCGACCTTGACCTCGCTCACGAGATCGTGGCTGTCAACTTCCATGTCGACCGGGAAGTAGACTTCCTTGCCCCAGGTCTCGCCGTAGGTCTCATACGGCAGCAGCCTGAGCAGCTTCTCGGTGAGAGGTGAGCTGTTCAGACTTCCGACGAACTCGACGCCGCCGACATTGATGCGGATGTTACTCAACTGCGGTTGAATTGTAGAGAAGTCGAGCCGAATGTCAACACGTGGCATTAGGAGGAAATCGAAGAGGATGAAACAGGAAGGGGTGAAATCCGAAAGGCGGAAACCCGGAAAGCCGGACCCGAGTTCATCCTTCATCCCTCGTCCCTTCTTAGTCCTTTCCGCTTTGTGCGTCTGGAC
This genomic interval carries:
- a CDS encoding cyclophilin-like fold protein → MSNIRINVGGVEFVGSLNSSPLTEKLLRLLPYETYGETWGKEVYFPVDMEVDSHDLVSEVKVGDIAYWPDGPDICLFFGRTPKSTDDAPVVASPVKVIGTFQFSPEDFDRIERRRNGILVNVGPAQ